The genomic window CAATCAAAATCATTCCAATGCCGCAATTAAAAACTCGGATCATTTCGCTTTGTTCGACTCGGCCGTGTTTTTGTAAAAAATCAAAAATGGGTAAGACCGGCCAAGAACCCCAATTGAGATGGGCCTTGCAGGATTCGGGTAAAACTCGAGGGATATTTTCGATCAATCCTCCACCGGTGATGTGGCAAATGCCATACAGGGGGTAGTGGTTTTTCAAGTGGAGGATGGGGTTGACGTAAATGCGAGTGGGTTCTAATAAAATGCGGCCCAAGGGTTCGGTAAACCCAGGATAGGTTTTGTGAACATCGAGCTCTGCGCTGGCAAGAATTTTGCGCACCAATGAAAAACCATTGCTGTGCACCCCGCTGGAGGCAATGCCGATGATCTTGTGGCCAATGGCGATCGAGCTGCCATCGATGATATCTTTGCGATTGACCACGCCCACGGTAAAGCCGGCTAAGTCAAAATCGCCTTCGTGATAGACCCCGGGCATTTCGGCGGTTTCACCACCAATGAGGGCGCAGTTGATGGCCTTGAGCGACTCCGTCATGCCGCGAATGAGTTCTACCGAGCGTTCGGGTTTTAATTTCCCAGTGGCAAAATAATCTAAAAAGAAAAGCGGTTCGGCGCCGGTGCAAAGCACATCATTTACACACATGGCGACCAAGTCTTGGCCTAGGCCACTTAAATAATTGTATTCGATGGCAAGCTTGAGTTTGGTGCCAATGCCATCGGTAGAGGCCACCAAAACCGGTTCTTCATACTTTAATTTATTGATGGAAAAGAGGCCTGCGAAACCCCCGATGCCAGTTAAAACCTCGCGGCGCTGGGTGGTTTTAATGAGGGGTTTGATGGCTTCTACAAAGGCATTACCAGCGTCGATATTGACACCAGCCTCACGGTAAGTGATGGGTTTGTCCATAAATAATTTTAAATAAAAACAATAGGTTATTATTGATTGTCATTGCGAGGAGTCAGCGACGAAGCAATCTCACACAATTAAGAGATTGCTTCGGCCTCGCCTCGCAATGACAGAGTCTTTAACACCGGTTACCGAAAAATTTTTTATCGTTAAGATAAACGGTGACAAGATTCTGACAACCTAGTACAATTTTACCCAGGTAGTTCTTACATAGTTCCTCGGGTCTGGGTTTAAACCGTAACTGTACCAAGTTTCATAAGGCTTTTTTCCGGCTTTTGAAAGCATTTTTCGAGGTATCTTCATGAGTATGGCACAAGACAAGCTTGATCATAGGGTGGCAGAGCTTGAACGCTTGGTGGAAATTCTTTCTCGCGGCAAATATCTTTGGGAAAAAACCTTTGATGCCATTGTTGACCCGGTTTTGGTGGTGAGCGAACATTATAAGATCGACCGAGCTAATCTAGCCCTAGCCGCTAGTAGCGGGCAAGCGGTGCAGACCATCATTGGGAAAAAATGTTACGAGGTCTTTGCGCATCGCACGGGCCCATGCCCCCGGTGCCCCATGCAACGTCAGCAAGGTAAATCAAACCTCGATGCCTTTTCCGATGGCCGTGAATTTTTGGCGTTTAGCTATCCCTTGCCTCCGCACCCCACGAGCCCTGAAAAACATTATGTGGTGCATTACCAAGATGTAACCCGGCTTAAAGAATTAGAAGAACAACTGATTCAGTCAGAAAAATTGGGGGCCATTGGCTTGTTGGCCGGCGGGGTGGCCCATGAAATCAATAATCCTTTGGGGGGTATTTTGGCCTTTGCCCAATTGGCTAAAAAAGAACTTGCTGCGGAAAGCCAGATTTATCAAGACCTAACCGAGATTGAACACAATGCCTTGGCTTGTAAACGTATCATCGAAGATTTACTTGCCTTTGCAAGGCCGGCTTCGAAGCTAGAAAAAAAGGCGGTTTCGCTTTCTAAAGTTATGGAAAAAGTTTTGAGCTTAGTGCGTACGCAGTGGAAAGATTCAAAGATTGAAATTAAAAATGAAATGCCCACCCAGTTACCCAGTGTGTTGGGCAATGAAAATCGCTTAGAACAAGTATTTTTGAATTTGCTCACCAACGCCTGCCAAGCGGTGAATGGCCAGGGTTGGGTGAGAATCTTTGCCGAATCCCTAAAACACGAGGTGATGATTGGGTTTGAAGATAATGGTGCAGGGATTTCATCCGAACATTTGCCTAAAATTTTTGACCCTTATTTTTCTACTAAGGCACGGGGCCAAGGCACTGGCCTAGGGTTATCGATTACTTATCAAATTATTCAGGCGCATAGTGGCAAAATCGAAGTGCAAAGCAAACTTGCTGCGGGGACTTTATTTAAAATTTATTTGCCAAAGTCTATTCGTGCAGTAGGAGGTGGCCGGTGAATTTCCCAGAAATTATTGGGCAATCGCAACCCATGCAAGAAGTCTTTGCGCTCATGCGGAAGGTGATTGAATCCGATAGTACGGTTTTGATTTTGGGTGAGTCGGGCACGGGTAAAGAGATGGTTGCTCGGGCAATCCATGAGCGGGGGAGTCGCTGGGCCTTTCCACTGGTGACGGTGAATTGCGGGGCCATCCCAGAAGGGTTATTAGAATCAGAGTTGTTTGGGCACGCTCGAGGTTCTTTTACCGGAGCCATTGAAAACCATCGTGGAAAATTTGAAGTAGCCAATCACGGCACCTTGTTTTTGGATGAGATTGGCGACATGAGCCCTAAACTACAAGTCAAGTTGCTGCGGGTTTTACAAGAAAGAAAAATTGAAAGTGTGGGGGCTAATAAATTAGTCGAAGTTGATGTGCGGGTGATTGCAGCCACCCATAAAGATTTAGAAAAGGTGGTGCAAACAGGGCATTTTCGTGAAGATTTGTATTATCGCTTGAATGTTATCCCCATACCCGTGCCGCCCTTGCGTGATCGCAAAGCCGACATACCCTTACTCTTAGAATATTTTTTAAAAAAATATGCCCAAGAAAATCAGTTGGCCGAACCCGTGCTCGGCCCTGAAGTCATGGCCTTACTTTATTCCTACACTTGGCCGGGCAATGTGCGGGAGTTGGAAAACTTTGCTGAACGGGTGGTGGTGCTTTATCCCGGGGCTGTGCTGAAGGCTCAAGATATTTTGCAAAAATTTTTAAAAGGGCCCACCAGCGTTATGACATCCGTGCAAATTTCAGATGAAGGGATATCGTTCAAAGAGGTGGTGAGTGATTTTGAAAATGAACTCATTGCCAAAGCTTTGGAAAGAACGGGGGGCAACAAAAACAAGGCCGCTCACTTGTTACATTTAAATCGCACCACGTTAGTGGAAAAAATTAAAAGGCTCAATCGAGGTAACCATGACATCAAGCCCTAGTACTAAAAAAACCACATCCTTGTTAATTGTCGACGATGAAGAATCGATTGTTAAAGTTTTTCAACGGGTGGCTAAAAACGAAAAGTTAAGCTGTGCGGCTTGTAAAAATGGCATTGAGGCCATGGATTATTTGTCGAAACACGAAGTGGAATGTGTGTTGCTCGATATTAATTTGCCCAAATATTCTGGGTTTGAAATTTTAGAATACGTCAAATCAACCCAACTCAATACCGAAGTTATTTTGATTACTGGTTCAGGCAGCGTGGAGAATGCCGTAAAGGCCTTGAAAGCAGGGGCCTATGATTATTTAACCAAACCTTTTGATTCGCTCGATAAAGTCACCTTGACCTTACGCAATGCAATTACCAAATACCGTTTAGTGATGAAGGTTAAATCACTAGAAGAAAATACCGAAGACGTGGATAGTTTTGAAGGGATCATGGGTCGCTCTAAACCTATGCAAGAGATTTATCGAATTATTAAGAATATCTCGATTGCCAACTCCAGCGTGTTGATTCAAGGCGAATCGGGTACCGGCAAAGAATTGGTGGCCAAGGCCATTCATCAAACCAGCAAGCGTAAAAATAATCCCTTTGTGGTAATCAATTGTGCAGCGATCCCCGAGGGTTTGTTAGAGTCAGAACTTTTTGGCCATGCCAAGGGTTCTTTCACCGGGGCCTATTATGACAAAAAAGGGCTTTTTGAAGAAGGTAACCACGGCACCGTATTTTTAGATGAAATTGGAGAAATCCCGCAAAGCATTCAGGTAAAATTGTTGCGGGTGTTGCAGAATGGCGAAATTAAACCCGTAGGCGGCAACGACAATAAACACGTGGATGTGCGGATTATTGCGGCGACCAATAAAGAGTTGTTGGAAATGACCAAGGCGGGGACTTTTCGGGAAGACTTGTATTACCGCTTGAATGTTATTGGCATTAATATGCCCAGCCTCAAAGAGCGGGCCGAAGATATTCCCCTGCTATGCCAGCATTTTTTGAAAAAATATAATGAAAAGACGGGCAAAAATATTACCGGGTTTTCGATTGATAGTATGCAGGCTTTGCAAAGTTACCACTGGGTGGGGAATGTACGGGAGTTAGAAAATACGGTGGAACGCAGTGTGGTGCTAGCTACCGAAGACCAAATTAAAGCCAAAGATCTGCCAGTGAAAATTTTGTCTTCTACTTTTTATATGTTGGATGACAAAGAAGAAGATCTCACCAAGTTTTCTTATCAAGATGCCAAAACGCGGGCCCTGCATATTTTCAATAAAACCTATATTAAAAATATTTTGCACCAAGCCCGGGGGAATATTTCAGTGGCGAGCGATCGGGCGGGGATGGACAGAAGTAATTTTAAAAAGATTGTGAAAAAATACGATATTGATGTGAACGAATTTAGGAAATCGAGCTAAACATGCAACTGCAAATGCCACAAATTTTGTGTTGGGATGGAAAGAATGCTTTTTCAGAAGCGCTTCTGCAACAGTTGAAAATAAAGGGCTTGGTGGTTACCTGTGTGCCGGTTGATGAACTCTTGGCCAAGGTGGTGAAGGGTTCATATGATGGGATGGTGTTAAATTTTGCCGAAGAACCAACCCAAGTGGAATTAGCTTTGATTCAAGAATTAAAAGAAATGGATGATCAAATCCCTATCTTTGTGTTGACACCCACAGCCCCGGTGGCAACGGCAGTTGAATTTATGAAGCAAGGCATTACCGATTTTTTGATCTTGCCTACCGGTGTAGAAACTTTGGGCGATCGTTTGCTTCACCAAGCCCATCGCTATCGCTTGACTAGGCGAGTTTATCAGATGGAGCCTAAGTTACAGCCCGTGGGCAATTTCATGGGTATTGTGGGACAAAGTGAATCGATGTTGCAATTATTTGAGACTGTCGAAACCGTTGCTAAAACCAAGGCTACGGTTTTGGTTTTAGGTGAATCGGGGGTGGGCAAAGAATTGGTGGCCGCAGCCATTCACCATCTCTCGACCCGCAACACTCATCGCTTTATCGATATTAATTGTGGGGCCATTCCGCATGAGTTGTTAGAAAACGAATTGTTTGGTCATGAGCGGGGGGCTTACACGGGGGCCGAGCGGCGTTACATTGGTAGCTTTGAACGGGCGCAAGGCGGCACACTTTTTCTAGATGAAATTTGTGAAATGGATCTGGCCTTGCAAGCCAAGATATTACGCGTGTTGCAAGAAAAGCATTTTTTTCGTGTGGGGGGCAATGAAGAAGTCGAAGTGGATGTGCGGGTGATTGCGGCCACCAATCGCAATATTGAACAAGAGGTGAAGGCCGGGCGCTTTAGAGAAGATTTGTATTACCGTTTGAATGTGATTCCCATGAATGTGCCGCCGTTGCGCGAACGGCGGGCGGATATTCCCTTATTAGCCAAACATTTTTTGATTCGTTATGCGCGGGAGCAAGAAAAGATTATGCATGAAATTCATCATGAGGCGATTGAAGCATTGGTGAGTTATGATTGGCCTGGTAATGTGCGAGAGTTGGAGAACACCATTCAACGGGTGGTGGCATTATATAATGACAGCACGGTGAAGTTAAAGCATCTACCGCTGGAGATTCGTAAAAAACGTAAAGTTGTAGAGATCAAAAGTTCAGAGACAAAAATTAGCCCGCTCGAAGAAGTTGAGAAGGCGGCCATTGCGGAGGCGTTGCGGCATTTAGAGGGCAACATGGTCATGGCGGCCAAACTGCTCAATATTGGGCAGGCCACCCTTTATCGCAAAGTGCGCAAATACGGAATCGAGCGCTAACTCTCCCTCCATGTCATTGCGAGCCCAACGGGCGTGGCAATCTTCCTTTCTTAGCCACGTCTTTTCGAGGTAGGGAGAGGCCAAGTGAGAGCCCGCGCCCGGTCGGCCTACTCAGGCTAAAAAATTTTTTGTTTTTAATTGAATTAGAGTATTCCTCTGTCATCCTCTAATTCAAAAAAAACAATAAAATTTTTTAGCCTTCGTACGTCCGACCTTTAGCGCTAAAAGGCTCTCCCTTGACCTCTCTCTACCTCGAAAAGACTTCTCTGCAAATATTTGAGAGATATGAGGTGCGGGGATTTGCTTATTTATTGATTGCGTAAGGGTGAGGGGCTGGGTATGGGTCATTATTGTATGCCGGCTAAAATTTCTCATCTTTATGCGGTGATCATGGCAGGGGGGAGCGGGACCCGGCTCTGGCCTTTGTCGCGTAAAAATCATCCCAAACAATTTATGCGGATGGGGCAAGAGGGGTCTTTGTTTGAAGGGACCTTACAAAGATTGGCTGGATTAGTAGAGCCTAAGCAGGTTTGGGTGGTGTGTGGCGAGGTGCATGCCAAGGTGATTCGTGAAGAAATACCTCAAGTAACACCTGAACAAATCTTGGTTGAACCTGAAGGTAAAAATACGGCACCGGCCCTGGCCTTGGCAGCCAAAGTCTTGGCCGATCGCGACCCTGAAGCCATGATGCTGGTGATGCCGGCGGATCATTACATTCCCATGCATGAAAATAAAAAATTTACTGCCTCTATTTTAAGGGCGGTGGAATTGATAGGCCAACGGGATGGGTTGGTGACCTTTGGGTTAAAGCCGGCCTTTCCGGCGACCGGTTATGGTTATATTGAACGGGATCGGCCCTTGGGCGTGGTGGGGACTTATCAAGTAAAAAAGTTTCATGAGAAACCCAATGCTAGTTTGGCGGCCCTCTATATTAGGCAGGGGCGTTATTTGTGGAACAGTGGGATTTTTCTTTTTAGAGCCACAACTTTTTTAGAAGAGCTAAGCTTGCATAGCCCTAGTTTGGGTGAACTATTTAGTCAATTGGATACAAAACAGGAGTTTTATGGCCAATTATCGGCGCTTTATGCCAAGGCTGAAAATATTTCGGTAGATTATGCGGTGTTTGAAAAATCTAAACGAGTAGGGGTGGTAGAAGTTGATTTTGCCTGGAGCGATGTAGGGGCCCTCGATAGTTTGGGAGATTTTTTAGTTAAGGATGAAGCGGGCAATGCGACGAGTGGTGAAGTGGTGGTGTTGGAGAGTCGTAACAATATCCTTTGGTCGCAAACTCGCCTAATTGCCGCGCTGGGGGTGGAGAGCCTGGTGGTGGTGGAAACGCCCGATGCTATTTTGATAGTACCCAAAGATCGGGTTCAAGACGTTAAAAAAATGGTGGAACATTTAACGGCACAAAAGAAGCCGCAAGTTTAATATGGAAATAACGCAAAGTCAGATGGGTGATTATTGTGTGATTAGGCTGTGCGGCAATATTGATGCGGCTCACACGCCTAAGCTTAAAAAATTTTTCAAACAAACTCAAAATGCGCCATCCCAAAAGGTCATTTTAGATATGGCCGAGGTTGAATTTGTCGATTCTACAGGGTTGGGGGCCTTTATTTCTTTTTTTAGAAATTTAAAAGAAAACAACGGTGTTTTTAAACTGGCTTCGCTTTCTGACCAAGTGCGCACTATTTTTGAAATTACCCGGCTTTATCGAGTGTTTGAAATTTATGATAGCCTTGAAGCGGCTTTAAATTCATGAGTGAAGCTGATGTCGTGTATGGATCCTCAGGTCTTAGCCCGGGATGACGCAATGCCGTCATGCCGGACTTGATCCGGCATCCATTCATTCATTGTGAGGAGGAACGACGAAGCAATCTTTTGATATCAGCGTTACTTCTACTGCGAAAATTGCTTCGCAAATTAAAAAAGTTTTGCGATGGATCGGTGCGCAGCGCGGGTATCAACATTTATCCCCCTTGATTAGCCAAGATCTGAGAATAGCCTTACAAGAAAGCCTCGCCAATGCCTTTCAGCACGGCTGTTGTCATCAGCAACGCCCCGCCCAAGTTAAAATTGGGTTAACTGCTAAAAAAATTATTTTAGAGGTTTTTGATGCTGGGCCGCCTTATTTGCTGCGGCCCAAAACAACTATGGCTTTGATCGAACATGGGCGGGGGTTGGGTTTGATTTTGCAAGCGATGGATCGTTGTGAGTTAAAACGAAGGGGTCAGGTCAATACTTTAATCATGGTCAAAAGTTTGGTGCCGAAAAAGAACATTGATTTATTTGTGGAACTGATTGAACGGCTTAATCAGAGGTTGCGAGAGCGCCGTGCCGTAGCGGATTTATATCAATTTTTTCTCGAGTTTATTGGTTATGCTTTCAATGTTAATCGGGCAAGTCTTATGATTCTTGAGGCCAAGAGCCAGCAACTTCAAATGGTAGCCAGCCTAGGTTACAAGCCGAACCTGATGCAAAAAATTGTGGTTAAGCCAGGGCAAGGGATTGCAGGGCGAGTATTTTCAAAAGGGAAAGCAGAATTGATGCGACATGCTCCCAATCCTCGTTACCAATCTGAGGCGTCACTTTCAGTGCCCATCGTAGCTTCACCCTTGAAGATTGGGGAAGAGACTTTAGGGGTAGTCAATATAACCGACCGTCGCGGAGGCATGCCACTTAAATCAGAAGATATTAAGTGGTTATATGCCATGGCAAGTCAGTTGGCGGCGGTAATTAAGATAAGGGAATTATTAAAATGACAATGTTGGGTTAAGAATGAAATGAATGGATCCCGGGTCTAGCCCGGGATGACGTAATGCCGTCATGCCGGACATTGATCCGACACCCATATATGACATACAACTGTGAATTATTTATTAAAACAATTGATGGAATACGGAACTACCGAGTACCAACAATACCAGCCGGGGTTGGGGCGGATGCGGGAGATGTTGAAGCGGTTGGGGTATCCGAAGCGGGGTATCGAATTTATTTTAGTGGGGGGGACCAATGGCAAGGGGTCGGTGGCGCGGATTTTACATGGGTTGTTGTGGGCACAGGGGCTGCAGGTTGGGCTTTATACTTCGCCGCATTTGGTGCGATTTAATGAACGCATCGTGGTGGGTAATCGGGAAGTCACGAATGCAACACTTGAAAAAGTGCTGAGATATTTTCAGAAAAAAAAGATTACAGGCAGGCCCACTTTTTTTGAACTTACCACCTTGCTTGCTTTGGAGGTGTTTCGGCGGGCTAGGGTTAAAATTGCTATTTTAGAAGTGGGGTTGGGGGGGCGGTTTGATGCCACCAATGTTGTGGACCCCGGCTTGTCGGTTTTGGTGAGTGTGGGGCATGATCATCAAGAAATTTTGGGCCGTGGGTTGGAGAAGATTGCTTTGGAGAAGATTGGGATATTTCGGCCAGGGAAGCTAGCCCTTGTTGGTAAGGTGCCAGGTCATGTTAAGCGGCTCATTCAAGATAAAGCTAAGCAGAGTAAATTATGCTTTCTACCTAAAATAGAAAGTAACTTTTTAGAATCGGGCAGAGACTCTCTCAACCCCAGCAAAGGGGTTTCGAGTAGCCTCTTCCCGCTTCTAAAAAGTTACTTTCCAAATAGTCACATTCAAAGGCATAATTTAGCCTTAGCATTGAGGGCGCTGTGGTTTTGGCAAAGAGGGAAATATTTTCCTGCGCAGAATATTCTAGAAGAAGCTTTGCGGCGGATTGAATTGCCGGGGCGGATGGAGGTGCGGGGGAATATTGTCTTGGATGGGGCGCATAATTTAGAGGCGGCTCAGGCGCTGGTAAAATTTTTAAAAAAGCTGTCATTGCGACCCCGGACTTTGATCCGGGGGAAGCAATCTCAAACGGAGAGATTGCTTCGTCACAAAGCTCCTCGCAATGACAAGTACATTTTTTTGGTTGGGATGGCGACGAGTAAAGATCGAAAAAAGTTTATCAATGTCATTAGGCCATTGGCCAAGAAAATTATTTTTACGGAATTTTTGCACCCACGAGCGGTGAAGCTGGAAACATGGCGAAGGGAATTTAAAATTCGTGGAGCTGAATATTTTAGGCATCCAAAATCCGCGTATCAGCGCTTATTAAATTGCCGCGGCAAAAATATTGGCGTGGTGACGGGGTCGTTTTATTTGGTGGGGATCTTAAGGAGCCGTACCGAAATAAGATGAACATTTTAGCATCTCATCTTGGGGTCATCTTTGCCCGATCTTCAATCGCAAAATCCTCAAGCTAGCTTTTGCTAGCCCTCCGGTTTTGCTCATTCAGATCGGCCAAATCTGACCCCAATCTGAGTGCTAAAAGTCCACCTTATTTCGGTGCGGCTCCTAAGGGATTCTTGTGATTTTAGAAATTTGGTCAAACCCTTGATCAAAACTTAAAATAGTGTTGATTTTATTTCTTTTCATAACAGCTATATGAATGGCATCTCGGGCAGAGATATTGGCGTGAGACAATAGATAATCTTTTGCTGTTTCAATGTCTAATCGCGTAATATCAAAAATATGATCGGTTAATTCTAACAGAACATCATAGGCTTTTTGAATGGCGTCTTTTTTTTGAATGGCCGTGTAGCGATGGAGTATCTCTTGAAATACTTCGGTACTGGTAACGAGTTTTTGATTTTCTTGGGTGAGACGTTCTAGGGTAATAATTGTCAAGGTCTTATTAGGGTGGTCAGCTCCAATCAAATACATGGGGATATTAGAATCAAGATAGATCATTTTATAAATAGCCTTGAGAGATTTCTTGATTCATTTGTTCAATAGATGCTGTGGGGTATTGATATTTGCTAAATTTGCGAATGATAGCCAGCTTTTTTTCTGGGCTTTTGGATGAAA from Deltaproteobacteria bacterium includes these protein-coding regions:
- a CDS encoding STAS domain-containing protein; the encoded protein is MEITQSQMGDYCVIRLCGNIDAAHTPKLKKFFKQTQNAPSQKVILDMAEVEFVDSTGLGAFISFFRNLKENNGVFKLASLSDQVRTIFEITRLYRVFEIYDSLEAALNS
- a CDS encoding mannose-1-phosphate guanylyltransferase; its protein translation is MGHYCMPAKISHLYAVIMAGGSGTRLWPLSRKNHPKQFMRMGQEGSLFEGTLQRLAGLVEPKQVWVVCGEVHAKVIREEIPQVTPEQILVEPEGKNTAPALALAAKVLADRDPEAMMLVMPADHYIPMHENKKFTASILRAVELIGQRDGLVTFGLKPAFPATGYGYIERDRPLGVVGTYQVKKFHEKPNASLAALYIRQGRYLWNSGIFLFRATTFLEELSLHSPSLGELFSQLDTKQEFYGQLSALYAKAENISVDYAVFEKSKRVGVVEVDFAWSDVGALDSLGDFLVKDEAGNATSGEVVVLESRNNILWSQTRLIAALGVESLVVVETPDAILIVPKDRVQDVKKMVEHLTAQKKPQV
- a CDS encoding sigma-54-dependent Fis family transcriptional regulator, with the protein product MTSSPSTKKTTSLLIVDDEESIVKVFQRVAKNEKLSCAACKNGIEAMDYLSKHEVECVLLDINLPKYSGFEILEYVKSTQLNTEVILITGSGSVENAVKALKAGAYDYLTKPFDSLDKVTLTLRNAITKYRLVMKVKSLEENTEDVDSFEGIMGRSKPMQEIYRIIKNISIANSSVLIQGESGTGKELVAKAIHQTSKRKNNPFVVINCAAIPEGLLESELFGHAKGSFTGAYYDKKGLFEEGNHGTVFLDEIGEIPQSIQVKLLRVLQNGEIKPVGGNDNKHVDVRIIAATNKELLEMTKAGTFREDLYYRLNVIGINMPSLKERAEDIPLLCQHFLKKYNEKTGKNITGFSIDSMQALQSYHWVGNVRELENTVERSVVLATEDQIKAKDLPVKILSSTFYMLDDKEEDLTKFSYQDAKTRALHIFNKTYIKNILHQARGNISVASDRAGMDRSNFKKIVKKYDIDVNEFRKSS
- a CDS encoding sigma-54-dependent Fis family transcriptional regulator; this translates as MNFPEIIGQSQPMQEVFALMRKVIESDSTVLILGESGTGKEMVARAIHERGSRWAFPLVTVNCGAIPEGLLESELFGHARGSFTGAIENHRGKFEVANHGTLFLDEIGDMSPKLQVKLLRVLQERKIESVGANKLVEVDVRVIAATHKDLEKVVQTGHFREDLYYRLNVIPIPVPPLRDRKADIPLLLEYFLKKYAQENQLAEPVLGPEVMALLYSYTWPGNVRELENFAERVVVLYPGAVLKAQDILQKFLKGPTSVMTSVQISDEGISFKEVVSDFENELIAKALERTGGNKNKAAHLLHLNRTTLVEKIKRLNRGNHDIKP
- a CDS encoding PAS domain-containing protein — encoded protein: MAQDKLDHRVAELERLVEILSRGKYLWEKTFDAIVDPVLVVSEHYKIDRANLALAASSGQAVQTIIGKKCYEVFAHRTGPCPRCPMQRQQGKSNLDAFSDGREFLAFSYPLPPHPTSPEKHYVVHYQDVTRLKELEEQLIQSEKLGAIGLLAGGVAHEINNPLGGILAFAQLAKKELAAESQIYQDLTEIEHNALACKRIIEDLLAFARPASKLEKKAVSLSKVMEKVLSLVRTQWKDSKIEIKNEMPTQLPSVLGNENRLEQVFLNLLTNACQAVNGQGWVRIFAESLKHEVMIGFEDNGAGISSEHLPKIFDPYFSTKARGQGTGLGLSITYQIIQAHSGKIEVQSKLAAGTLFKIYLPKSIRAVGGGR
- a CDS encoding ATP-binding protein → MRWIGAQRGYQHLSPLISQDLRIALQESLANAFQHGCCHQQRPAQVKIGLTAKKIILEVFDAGPPYLLRPKTTMALIEHGRGLGLILQAMDRCELKRRGQVNTLIMVKSLVPKKNIDLFVELIERLNQRLRERRAVADLYQFFLEFIGYAFNVNRASLMILEAKSQQLQMVASLGYKPNLMQKIVVKPGQGIAGRVFSKGKAELMRHAPNPRYQSEASLSVPIVASPLKIGEETLGVVNITDRRGGMPLKSEDIKWLYAMASQLAAVIKIRELLK
- a CDS encoding phosphoribosylformylglycinamidine cyclo-ligase, encoding MDKPITYREAGVNIDAGNAFVEAIKPLIKTTQRREVLTGIGGFAGLFSINKLKYEEPVLVASTDGIGTKLKLAIEYNYLSGLGQDLVAMCVNDVLCTGAEPLFFLDYFATGKLKPERSVELIRGMTESLKAINCALIGGETAEMPGVYHEGDFDLAGFTVGVVNRKDIIDGSSIAIGHKIIGIASSGVHSNGFSLVRKILASAELDVHKTYPGFTEPLGRILLEPTRIYVNPILHLKNHYPLYGICHITGGGLIENIPRVLPESCKAHLNWGSWPVLPIFDFLQKHGRVEQSEMIRVFNCGIGMILIVSAQDTQDCISMLQGLGEQAFEIGTIESRKPNEPDFIL
- a CDS encoding type II toxin-antitoxin system VapC family toxin, translated to MIYLDSNIPMYLIGADHPNKTLTIITLERLTQENQKLVTSTEVFQEILHRYTAIQKKDAIQKAYDVLLELTDHIFDITRLDIETAKDYLLSHANISARDAIHIAVMKRNKINTILSFDQGFDQISKITRIP
- a CDS encoding sigma-54-dependent Fis family transcriptional regulator gives rise to the protein MQLQMPQILCWDGKNAFSEALLQQLKIKGLVVTCVPVDELLAKVVKGSYDGMVLNFAEEPTQVELALIQELKEMDDQIPIFVLTPTAPVATAVEFMKQGITDFLILPTGVETLGDRLLHQAHRYRLTRRVYQMEPKLQPVGNFMGIVGQSESMLQLFETVETVAKTKATVLVLGESGVGKELVAAAIHHLSTRNTHRFIDINCGAIPHELLENELFGHERGAYTGAERRYIGSFERAQGGTLFLDEICEMDLALQAKILRVLQEKHFFRVGGNEEVEVDVRVIAATNRNIEQEVKAGRFREDLYYRLNVIPMNVPPLRERRADIPLLAKHFLIRYAREQEKIMHEIHHEAIEALVSYDWPGNVRELENTIQRVVALYNDSTVKLKHLPLEIRKKRKVVEIKSSETKISPLEEVEKAAIAEALRHLEGNMVMAAKLLNIGQATLYRKVRKYGIER